The genomic segment CCAAAAACAATATAGATGATCTGCTCAATGAGCATTTTGCAGGTCGTGTAGTGCGTAAAGACCTGACAAAATTATTAAAGGAAGGGGCAAATGTTCCTGTTTACGTGCTTGAATACCTGCTGGGCATGTATTGTGCATCAGATGACAATGAAATTATTAAGGAAGGTCTGAAAACCGTTAAAAACATACTGGCAGAAAATTATGTCCGTCCTGATGAAGCTGAAAAGATCAAATCCAAGATCAAAGAGCTTGGCAGCTATAAGATAATAGACAAGATAACAGTTAAATTAAATGAAAAAAAAGACATATACGAATCCCTGCTGTCAAACCTCGGGGTAAAGGGAATTGAGATTTCCAGCAAAAATGTCAAAGATTATGAAAAGCTGCTTGTCGGAGGTATCTGGTGTATTATCAACCTGAATTATATTTATGATGAAGCATCAAAAAGCTCGCCGTTTCACATTACCGAATTAAAACCCATCCAGATGCCGAACCTTGATCTTAACAGTGTTTTTAAAGGGCGCAGGGCATTTACAGAAAATCAATGGGTTGATGTACTTCTTCGATCAACCGGGCTTGAACCGGCGCATTTTGATAAAAGGGTTAAATGGCATCTTATTTCAAGGCTGATACCTCTTATTGAAAACAATTACAATATCTGTGAACTGGGACCCAGGGGAACAGGCAAAAGCCATATTTATAAGGAAATCAGCCCTAACTCCATACTTGTTTCAGGGGGGCAGACAACTGTTGCCAATCTTTTTTATAACATGAACACACGAAAAGTAGGACTGGTCGGCCTCTGGGATGTGGTTGCATTTGATGAAGTGGCAGGGATTAAGTTTAAAGAAAAAGACGGTGTGCAGATCATGAAGGATTACATGGCATCCGGTTCCTTTTCCAGGGGACGTGACATGATCGGTGCAAATTCTGCAATGGTTTTTGTAGGCAACATTAACCAGAGTGTTGATGTTCTGGTAAAAACATCCCATCTGTTTGCCCCTTTTCCTGAAGAAATGATAGATTCAGCCTTTTTTGACCGGATGCACTGCTATATCCCGGGCTGGGAAATTCCAAAAATGCGTCCTGAATTTTTAACAAATCAATACGGTTTGATCGTGGACTTTCTGGCTGAATTCCTTAGGGAGATGCGTAAAAGAAGTTTTGCCGATGCAATAGATCAATATTTTAAAATCGGCAACAACCTGAATCAGCGGGATGTCATTGCTGTAAGAAAAACAGTATCCGGGTTGTTAAAACTGCTGTATCCCAGCGAAGATTATGATAAAGATGCTGTTGAACGCTGCCTGGTATATGCGCTTGAATCCCGGAGACGTGTAAAAGAGCAGTTAAAAAAAATCGGGGGAATGGAGTTTTATGATGTCCATTTCAGCTATATTGACAATGAAACCCTTGAAGAAAAATTTGTCGGCGTTCCTGAGCATGGGGGCGGTTCTCTTATACCCGAAGAACCTGTGAACCCTGGCACAATGCATACGATTGTTTCAGGTACAACCGGGCATTTAGGCTTGTACAGGCTGGAACTTCAGGTTGTCAGCGGAACAGGTAAATTATCAGTATCTGGTTCAGGAGCCAATAATAAAACCAGGGAAGCCATTAAAATAGCCTTTGATTATTTCAAAGCAAATATTTCAAGAGTAAGCTCTTTGAGCAAAGCAGGAGATCATGATTTTCACCTTCATATAGTTGAAATTCACAATACAGGACCAGCCGCTGCATTAACATTATGCAGCTTCATAGCATTTTGTTCAGGGTTAATGGGAAAGCCTGTTCAGGGTCAAATGGTGTGTCTCGGAGATATGAGCCTTGGAGGGAATATAATTCCCACATCAAATCTGGCTGAAACATTGCAGGCTGCATTTGATTCAGGAGCCAAAAGAATATTAATGCCAGCCAGCAGCGTTGGAGATATTCCGACAATTCCGGGAGAATTATTTGCAAAGTTCCAGACCAGCTTTTATTCAGACCCCGTAGATGCAGCATTTAAAGCATTGGGAGTGAAATAGAAAAAATGACCCTTCAAGTATTAATCCCAGGTTCATTGGAAAACCTGTAATCATGATGCAAGCTTCTCTAAGTACCTCATCAAAAATTTCATAACATCCGTAGGGGCAGGCCCCTGTGCCTGCCCTTGCAGCGAGGGCAGCCACAGGGGGCTGCCCCTACAATATGTTACAAAATTTATGTGCAGGTGCTTACCTGTGCATAAATTTTAATCTATTTTTAATAATACACGATTGCCATTGTAGAGACAAGGCATGCCTTGTCTCTACGTTTGGCAGGGAATTTTTTTTGTTATGAAATTTTTGATTAGGTACTTAGGGAATTATTAATAAATAATATACCTGGAATGAAACCCTAAGGGTTTTTAAAACCCTTAGGGTTTGAGGGTAAATTATTAATTGGGAAATGCCTTACTGTCTATTTGGTTAATAAAATCAGATTTTTTTTATTTTGTCAATCAGCTCTGGAAACCTGGAAAAATTATCTGTTATTTTCTCAAAGTCATAATCCTGGGCTGCCTTGTGAAGTTTCCGGCTGTAATTTGCAAGAATACCTGCCTGATATTTTTCTGCTATATGGTTTAGTTTTTCTGTAAATTCAATTATATCATCAAGAAAAAATACATCCATGATTTGATCCCATTGGGGAATTATTTCATTTTCCAGGCAGGAGATAAGTTCAGGCAGTTTTGCTTTTGCCTGTTCTGTAAAAATTTCCTCTTTTTCATCAATTTCGGGATCATCTTCGGGAATAAAAATACCAGGAAACATGTCTGAAATAAAAGACACAAGGGTTTCATATTCCTCTTTTAATTCTTTTAAAAGACCGTCAATTTCTGTATTGCCCTGCTCTCCCATAATTTCAATCTGATGTGCAGTTTCTGATATTTTATCTGCTGAGGCATTGGCGCACATTCCTCTGATTGAATGAGCGTACAGCCTTATGTTTGCTGCATTTTTTTCATTCAGGGCTGAATCTAATTTTTCAATTTCTCTGGATAGATTTTTAGTAAGCTGTTTTATGCAGTTTATTAAAACCGACTGGTCCATCCCGCTCATCCGGTTCCTGAATTCCTGGTAATTAAAGATTTCAGATACCGGCACATCACAGGGCGTTTCTGGTTTATTTCCTGTTTCTGCTTTCACAGATACCGGGAGAAATTTACTGATAACAGACAATAACTGATTCGGATCCACTGGTTTTGAAATATAATCATTCATGCCTGCATCAAAACATTTTTTACGGGCTTCGGTGGTAGCGTTTGCCGTCATGGCTACAATGGGAATATCAGGGTTGATTACCCCTGACTCTGGATCGCGGATAATGCGTGCAGCTTCAATCCCGTCTGTTCCGGGCATCTGCATATCCATCAGCACAAGATCATAAGGTGTTTTTTTCAGTGCTTCCACTGCCTCACAGCCGTTGTCTGCAATATCTGCTGAAAATCCGTATTGTTCAAGTATTGCCAGTGCCACAAGCTGATTTATGGTGTTATCTTCTGCCAAAAGTATGCGGAAACAGGAGCTGCAGGCATGGGAAGTTTCCAACACTTCGGAATCCTGGGAATTTTGGATGGCAGTTAAAGATTCAATTTTATCAAAAACTGCGGTAAACCAGAATGTTGATCCCCTGCCCTCCTCGCTTTCAACCCCTGCATCCCCGTGCATGAGTTCTGCAAGCTGTTTTGAAATTATCAGCCCCAGACCTGTGCCCCCGTACTTCCTGCTAGTGGAGGCATCAGCCTGGGAAAAAGGTTTGAACAGCCGGTCTTTATGTTCCCGGGAAATTCCAATGCCTGTATCTGTTACGGAAAATTTCAGTGTAATATGCGTTTCTGTCTGGTTTTCAGAACCTGCATGGATATCTATGCTTCCATTACGGGTAAATTTTAAGGCATTATTTAAAAAATTAAGGAGAATCTGACGAAGTCTTGCCGGATCACCTGTAAGATAAGGATGCACATCCTCATCAATCCTGTATTTCAGCCGGATTCCCTTTTCTGCGGCTTTTATTTCCATTATTTTTACAACAGAACTGACAATATCTGTCAGGTTGAAATCCGTGCTTTCCAGTTCCAGCTTTCCGGCCTCGATTTTGGAAAAATCCAGGATGTCATTGATGACGGAAAGAAGTATCTCGGAAGAAGTCATGGCAGTTTCTGCAAAATCCAATTGTTTCCTGTTCAGGGGAGTATCCAGCAAAAGACGTGTCATATTCACAACTGCATTCATGGGGGTGCGGATTTCATGGCTCATATTGGCAAGAAATTCGCTTTTTGCAAGGGTGGCGGCCTCGGCAGCTTCTTTGGCTTTTTTAATTCTATTTCAGCAGATTTACTTTTTGTAATATCCCTAACAGATTCAATTGCACCAATAACCTCTCCCTGGGAATCCCTGAGAACAGCAGCATTTCCAAACAGCCATGTTTCCTTTCCCAGCAGATCAGGGTAATAATTTTCAGCTGTCAGACTGTCCCCGCTTCTTTGTATATGGTGATATGTTTTTTCAAATTCCGGTGAAGCCTGGAGAGCAAAATCAATGAGGATGGGTCTTCGCTGACCGTAAAACGGGAGGGCATATTCATAACCGCCCCTGCCAAGCATATCTTTGGCGGCAATGCCGGTCATGGATTCCATTGCCCTGTTCCATGCAAGCACTTTTCCCTGTTTATCTATTACAATTGTAGCATCCGGCAGAAAATTGATAATATCTGACAACAGCCGTTCTTTTTCTTTTATCAGTTCTTCTGCTTTTTTCCGTTCACTAATATCAATTATTGATACCAGCATACGACAAACAGATTTATCAGGATGACGCTGGCAGGATACATAAATGCTGGTGTAAATTACAGTGCCGTCCTTTCGGATAAAACGTTTGTCCAGTTCATAGAATTCAATTTCCCCGGACATTATTTTAGCAAACAGCAGAAGATCGGCATCCAGGTCATCGGGATGGGTAAGTTCAGACCATGTAAGAGACGCAAGTTCATTTTTTGAATATCCAAGCATACTGCTTATTCTGTCATTCATTTCAATCCAGCCTTTTTCAGGAGAGGTAATACACATGCCGACAGTACTCATATTAAAATAGCTGCGGAATTTTTCTTCGTTTTCCTGTAATTCTGCGGTTCGCAGCGCTACCTGTTCTTCCAGCATAGTGTTCCGGCATTCTATCGAATATATCCGCCATCTGTGGACAATAAAAAACAGAATAACAAAGATCCCTGAAAAACATATTTTAAACCACCATGTTTTCCACCAGGGCGGCATAACAATAATCTTTACGGATGCGCCTTCTTCATTCCAGACCCCGTCATTATTGGAGGCTTTTACCCTGAAGATATATTTCCCCGGCTCCAGACGGGTATAATGGGCAAAGCGTTTATCACTGGCAGTAAATATCCAGTCTTTGTCAAAGCCCTCCATTTTGTATTTATAAAAATTTTTCATTGAAAGCGTATAGTTTAACGCAGAAAATTCAAAACCGAACCTGGATATATGCGGGGGGAGAACAATTTCTCCGGCAGAGATGATATTTTGTTTTAAAACAGAATGTTCACCTGGTCTGACAGCTTTGCAGTCAATGAGAAAACCGGTAAGAACCACCGGAGGTTTATGGGGATTGATGATAATTTTTTTGGGATCAATAACATTTATGCCTTTGGGGCCTCCGAACCAGAGTTCACCGGTACGGGTTTTGATTGCAGCAGGATAAAAAAAGAGATTGGTCTGGTTCCCGTATCTTTTCAATGTTTTTTTTTCAGGATTGAACCTGCAAAGCCCTTTTCCTGTTCCAAGCCATAAACTGCCTTCATTATCTTCACAGATACTTTCAATCCTGTTATCCGGCAGTCCCTGTTCTTCAGAATAACGGATAAAGCGGTTTGTAACCTTATCAAACCGGTTGAGACCAAACTGGGTGGTAATCCACAGCCCTGCCTGTGAATCTTCATAAACATTTATAACTCCATTACTGCTGATGCTGAAAGGATCATTTTTATCATTATGATAACGGATAAATCTTTCCTGTGCAGAATCAAACCTGTTTAAACCTGCGTTACTGGTAAACCAGAGATTTCCTGAACTGTCTTTAAATGCAGACCAGATATTATTGGAAGAAATACTGCCCGGGCTGCCTGGATGGTGCATATACCTTACAAATTTCCCGTCTGCCCGGTCAAAGCGGTTCACACCTCCGTTGGTTGTACCCACCCAGAGATTTCCGGACTCATCCTCGCATATTCCCCGAACTGCATTATGGCTGATACTTTCAGGATTGCCGGGATCACTGACCCATCGGTTGAAGTTCTTTGTCTCCCTGTCAAATCTGTTGAGTCCCCCGCCCCAGGTGCCGACCCATAATATTCCCCGGGAATCCTCATACAGACAGCCTGCAATATCACTGCCCAGGCTGCGGGGATTGTCCGGATCATGCCGGAAATGCTCAAAAATACCGGTTTTGGGATCAAAACTGTTTAATCCCCCGCTCCAGGTTCCTATCCAGATTTTGCCGTCCCTGTCTTCCAGCAGACTCAA from the Desulfonema limicola genome contains:
- the brxL gene encoding protease Lon-related BREX system protein BrxL; this encodes METESNTKNNIDDLLNEHFAGRVVRKDLTKLLKEGANVPVYVLEYLLGMYCASDDNEIIKEGLKTVKNILAENYVRPDEAEKIKSKIKELGSYKIIDKITVKLNEKKDIYESLLSNLGVKGIEISSKNVKDYEKLLVGGIWCIINLNYIYDEASKSSPFHITELKPIQMPNLDLNSVFKGRRAFTENQWVDVLLRSTGLEPAHFDKRVKWHLISRLIPLIENNYNICELGPRGTGKSHIYKEISPNSILVSGGQTTVANLFYNMNTRKVGLVGLWDVVAFDEVAGIKFKEKDGVQIMKDYMASGSFSRGRDMIGANSAMVFVGNINQSVDVLVKTSHLFAPFPEEMIDSAFFDRMHCYIPGWEIPKMRPEFLTNQYGLIVDFLAEFLREMRKRSFADAIDQYFKIGNNLNQRDVIAVRKTVSGLLKLLYPSEDYDKDAVERCLVYALESRRRVKEQLKKIGGMEFYDVHFSYIDNETLEEKFVGVPEHGGGSLIPEEPVNPGTMHTIVSGTTGHLGLYRLELQVVSGTGKLSVSGSGANNKTREAIKIAFDYFKANISRVSSLSKAGDHDFHLHIVEIHNTGPAAALTLCSFIAFCSGLMGKPVQGQMVCLGDMSLGGNIIPTSNLAETLQAAFDSGAKRILMPASSVGDIPTIPGELFAKFQTSFYSDPVDAAFKALGVK
- a CDS encoding ATP-binding protein, whose product is MSHEIRTPMNAVVNMTRLLLDTPLNRKQLDFAETAMTSSEILLSVINDILDFSKIEAGKLELESTDFNLTDIVSSVVKIMEIKAAEKGIRLKYRIDEDVHPYLTGDPARLRQILLNFLNNALKFTRNGSIDIHAGSENQTETHITLKFSVTDTGIGISREHKDRLFKPFSQADASTSRKYGGTGLGLIISKQLAELMHGDAGVESEEGRGSTFWFTAVFDKIESLTAIQNSQDSEVLETSHACSSCFRILLAEDNTINQLVALAILEQYGFSADIADNGCEAVEALKKTPYDLVLMDMQMPGTDGIEAARIIRDPESGVINPDIPIVAMTANATTEARKKCFDAGMNDYISKPVDPNQLLSVISKFLPVSVKAETGNKPETPCDVPVSEIFNYQEFRNRMSGMDQSVLINCIKQLTKNLSREIEKLDSALNEKNAANIRLYAHSIRGMCANASADKISETAHQIEIMGEQGNTEIDGLLKELKEEYETLVSFISDMFPGIFIPEDDPEIDEKEEIFTEQAKAKLPELISCLENEIIPQWDQIMDVFFLDDIIEFTEKLNHIAEKYQAGILANYSRKLHKAAQDYDFEKITDNFSRFPELIDKIKKI
- a CDS encoding two-component regulator propeller domain-containing protein is translated as MKKICYFLILSIFFLKWTSALYAEKNHIRFDRLSVEDGLPHTSVYDILQDSLGFMWFATDDGVVRYDGYTFTAFKPAADNPKTINPGAGYALYEDRSGNIWIGLRSGGLNKYDPVTGDFTRYEHDPDHPESLSHNSVSYGCIYEDSTGILWIGTWNGLNRFDPVKQTFKQYFHEPDNPGSLSENFIRSLEPDPVDDRIIWIGTNDGGLNRFDRIDENFVRYQHDKNNTDTIIHNTVWDIYGQVSQSGKTVLWLCTAGGLDYFDTGTGKFTHFTHDPENPDSLSHNEIYSIVPALDNTFWLGTHGGGLNRFDPVRKTFVSYLSSKNAQSISSNIIHPLYPDRSGTLWIGTWGGGISRIDPFNQKTRLYDEKSGLSSSAVLSLLEDRDGKIWIGTWSGGLNSFDPKTGIFEHFRHDPDNPRSLGSDIAGCLYEDSRGILWVGTWGGGLNRFDRETKNFNRWVSDPGNPESISHNAVRGICEDESGNLWVGTTNGGVNRFDRADGKFVRYMHHPGSPGSISSNNIWSAFKDSSGNLWFTSNAGLNRFDSAQERFIRYHNDKNDPFSISSNGVINVYEDSQAGLWITTQFGLNRFDKVTNRFIRYSEEQGLPDNRIESICEDNEGSLWLGTGKGLCRFNPEKKTLKRYGNQTNLFFYPAAIKTRTGELWFGGPKGINVIDPKKIIINPHKPPVVLTGFLIDCKAVRPGEHSVLKQNIISAGEIVLPPHISRFGFEFSALNYTLSMKNFYKYKMEGFDKDWIFTASDKRFAHYTRLEPGKYIFRVKASNNDGVWNEEGASVKIIVMPPWWKTWWFKICFSGIFVILFFIVHRWRIYSIECRNTMLEEQVALRTAELQENEEKFRSYFNMSTVGMCITSPEKGWIEMNDRISSMLGYSKNELASLTWSELTHPDDLDADLLLFAKIMSGEIEFYELDKRFIRKDGTVIYTSIYVSCQRHPDKSVCRMLVSIIDISERKKAEELIKEKERLLSDIINFLPDATIVIDKQGKVLAWNRAMESMTGIAAKDMLGRGGYEYALPFYGQRRPILIDFALQASPEFEKTYHHIQRSGDSLTAENYYPDLLGKETWLFGNAAVLRDSQGEVIGAIESVRDITKSKSAEIELKKPKKLPRPPPLQKANFLPI